The sequence CCGGCTGCAGCGCAAGAAGGGCGTCGACCTGCGCTGCGGCATCAGCGTCACCGCCCTCGAGGGCGACGATGTGGGACGGCTCAGGCGCGCCCATCTGTCCGACGGTTCGGCGGTCGACGTGGAGGTGGCGATCGTCTCGCTCGGCGCCATGCGGAACACGGAATGGCTCGCCGGCTCGGGGGTGGCCGCGGGTGCCCGGGGGATCGCGTGCGACGCCGGGTGCCGGGCGTTCGACGTCAACGGCATCGTCACCGACGACATCTACGCCGCCGGGGATGTCGCACGCAGCCCCCACCCGCTGTTCGATTACCAGTTCCTGGCACTGGAGCACTGGGGCAACGCGGTCGAACAGGCCGAGATCGCCGCCCACAACATGATCTGTTCGAGTCCCGAGCGCCGTCCGCACCTGTGGCTGCCGATGTTCTGGTCCTCCCAGTTCGGCGTCAACATCAAGTCGGTGGGCGTGCCCTCGCTGGGCGACCAACTGGTCGTCACCCAGGGGACGCTGGCCGAGGATCGGTTCGTAGCGGTGTACGGGTACCGCGGCCGCGTCATCGCCGCGGCCGCCTTCGACGGAGCCAAGTGGATGGGGTTCTACGAGCAGCAGATCGCGGCCGGCGCGCCGTTCCCGCCGGAGTACGGCACGGTCGACCGCCGAACCGGGACGCTGCAGGCGGTCGACCCTGGCTTCCCCGACCCCCACCTGCCCACCCACGGGCCCACCGTCACGCTGACGGGTCACTCACCGAGCGAGCGGCGTGTCGAGTTCGTTCCCTCGCATGCCTGATCACCGGCCCTGCGCCGCCCGGAGCCCCTCAGGAGACACCATGACGCCCGACACCATCTCCGCGCGGATCACCGACTACGCCAATCGGGCCGATCCGTACCCGCTCTACGCGGAACTGCGCAAGACACCTGTCCTGCGGGAGGACGACGGCACCTATCTGGTCAGCACCTACTACGAGGTGCGGAACCTGGCCAACGACCCCCGGCTGAGCAACGACACCCGCAACCGTCCGTCCGGCTACTCCCGCACGGCGGACGCGGAGGACACCGGTCTGCCGCCGAGCTTCATCTTCACCGACCCGCCGGTGCACGACCGGCTGCGCGAGACCATCAACCGGCCGTTCGGTCCCCCGCACAGCCCCAGATTCCTCGACGGACTGCGCGGCGAGCTGGCCAAGGTCGTCACCGAGCTGCTCGACGCCTTCGAAGGCAAGGACCAGGTGGACATCGTCGAGGACTTCGCCTACCCCCTGCCCGTCACCGCCATCTGCAAGGTCCTCGGCGTGCCGCGCGAGGACGAACCGCGCTTCCACGGCTGGGCCGATGCCCTGGCGTCGTCACTCGATCCCCAAGCCGGCGAGGAAGGCCAGGAAAAGGCACAGCGGGCACGCCAGGAGCTGGGCGCCTACCTGTCCGACCTGATCGAGACCAAACGCCGCCGGCCCGGCCCCGGGATCCTCAGCACGCTCGCCCCCGACATGACACCGGCAGACCTGGAGGCCACCGCGGTGCTGCTCCTGGTCGCCGGCCACGAGACCACCGTCAACGCGATCACCAATACGACCCTCACCCTGCTGCGCCACCCCGACGTCCTCGATCGGTTCCAGAAGGATCCGGACCTGGCCGTCCCGCTCATCGAGGAAGTGCTGCGGTACGAGCCCCCGGTCCAGTTCGTCCCGTGGACCACCGCCCTGGCCGACATCGACGTCGCCGGCACCACCATCCCCAAGGGCTCGCCGGTCTGGCTCATGCTGGCCGCGGCCAACCGCGACCCCAAACGCTTCATGGACCCCGACCGGTTCGATCCCCACCGCAAGGACAACGAGCACCTGGGTTTCTACACCGGCATCCACTACTGCTTCGGCGCCCCTCTCGCCCGTATCGAACTTCATCTGGCCGTGCCCGAACTGTTCCGCAGGGTCACGTTCTCCAGGCTGCTCGAAGACCCGCCGCCCTACCGTGCCAACGCAGTGCTGCGCGGCCCCCGCCACCTTCCCGTGGCGATCGAGGGCCTCACAGCCTGAGCGCCGCGGCAGCTCCCGAAAGGGTTCGCGCGCTTCGCCGGCCGAGCTGAAGGGCGGCGAGTGGAGCCGTGGGCTTCGGCGAGGCAGGCTGGGTGCATGAAGTCGCTCTTGCGCTCACCCTCTCGGCCAGGAGCAGGCGGCAGTGGACGGGTCCGCTTCACGCTGATGCATTGTGTGCCCTTCTTGATCGCGCTGGCCGTTCTGGTCATCGAGCTCACGCCCGCGCACTTCATCTACACCGGCCCCTTTCTCACCGCGGTTCCGGCGCTGGCCGCAGTGACCATGGGCCCCAAGGGCACCGCCGCGGCCACGGCCCTCGCACTGGCGATCAGCGCAACCACCGCGACCTACAACGAGGCCTGGGGCACCTTGCAGGTCTACACCAATTTCCTTGCTCTGGCCCTGGTCTCCGTGGCCGGTTTCATCACGAGCGGTGCCGTCCAGGCACGCAGACGGAGAGAGCTCGACCAGGTCCGCCGGATCGCCGTGGCGGCCCAGGAGGTCGTGCTGCGGCCCGTGCCCACGCGTATGGGCCCGGTGTCGGCGGGCAGCCTGTGCCTGGCGGCGGGGACGGGGGCACGGGTGGGCGGCGATCTGTACGAGGCCGTGGAGACGCCCTACGGCGTCCGGATGATCGTGGGGGACGTCCGGGGCAAGGGGCTGTCCGCGGTGCGAGCCGTTGCCGTGGTGCTGGGTGCGTTCCGGGAAGCCGTGCACTACGAGGACGAGCTCGTGGAGGTCATGAACCGCTGCGCGGCCGCCCTGCGACGGGAAGTCGCCGTGCCGGGTGCGTATACGGAGGAGGTTCTGCTGGAAGGGTTCATCACGGCGCTCGTCGCACAGGTGCCGGACGAGCCCGTGGTGCAGCTGGTCAATCGCGGGCACCCGCCGCCACTGCTGCTGCACCGGGGCAGCGCGACGCCACTGGTGCCGCCCTCGCCGTTGCCGCCGCTCGGCCTCGAAGACCTCGCCACCGACCTCCCCGCCAAGGCCGAGAGCTATCCGTTCGTCCCCGGTGACCGTCTGTTGCTGTACACCGACGGCGTCACCGAGGCCCGCGATCCCGAGGGCGAATTCTTCGCCCTGCCGGAGAACATGGAAGAGATACGCACCGACACCTCCCCGTCAGAGTTCCTGGAGCACCTGCACGACGCGCTGCTCCGCCATACCGAGGACGACCTGGCGGACGATGTGGCGATGATCCTCGCCGACCGGCACACCATCGGACAAGAGCCGCTGCCCCACGAGGCGGACGCGCGATAGCGATCGGTCCGGGCCCCACGCGCGCCATCACGGCACCACAGGCTCAAACAGCAGAGAGCCCCGCCCATGCGCTGGGTGAGACGCACAGACGGGGCAACCGACGCGCTGAGTCCCGATTCGCCGTCACTCAGCGCGCCGGGGTCTATTCCTCGCGAGTCACGCAGGTGTGATCGGCCACGACACGGCCGTCCGGCGACGTCCGTACGTGCGCAGGTGACGCCATCAGATGCCCCGCTACCTTCTGCACCACGTCAGCATTCCACGTTCCCATAGCCACCATCGGACGGCCGTCTGGCGCTACGCGAGGAGCCAGCCAACCAAGATCCCGCCTCGGAATCCCGATCGCCAGCAACGCCTGGAACAGCGCCTCATGCGCTTCAGCAGCGGCTTTCTTGCTGCTCTTGTAGATCTCGATGGGGATCACTGCGTCGCCCCCTTCGGTGCGCAAGCCGTGTGCCAGTAGGCCACGATCGGAGACGAGTCCCGGCGGGACAGCATCCCCCGGCGACAGCTCTCAAGACTCTTGATCGGCTTCCCGCACGCCGGGCACGTCTCACCGCTGGGGGCATAGGTCGTGTACTCCCACTGACGCGCGTCGGCATCGACCGTGGTCATGCGCTCACGGACAGCTGTCTCTGCTGCTCCACCTTGGGTCGCCATGCAATTGACGTTATGTAATGGCAGGAACACACCTCAATGGCACTTTGATGCGGGGTCAGCCTGAAGTGACACACCGCGTCACACCGGTACGCCGATCGCGTCAGCCAGCTCCCGCATCTCCGGCGTGAGGGTGCGCCGACGCGCGATCACTCGGCCGAAGATGTCCCGCGCGTAGCGTTGGTTAGGCAGCCACTGTGGAGCGTCGGCACGGATCCCCTGCAAGACCTCAACCGACTTCGCGTAGTCACGTGACCGAGCATGCGCCTCTGCCACGTCCAGCAGGTGACGGTTGCGGTTGTTGGAGGTGGGCCGCATACCGTTGGTCGGGATGCGCGCGGAGAGCTTGAGCACCAGGTCCGGCTTGTCAATGATCATGGCGTTCTCGGCCCGCTTCAGAGCCACCGTGACCGGCCCGAACGCCTGCAAGAAGTCGTCACGCGGAGCGAACTCCCGCCCCAGGGCGACCGCCGCCGAGTTGGCATAGCGCAAGGCCTCCTCGGCCTCTCCGGCCCGGTTGTCACGGATCGCTGCGGCAGAAGCCCGCAGCAGCAACCAACCCCACGCGCTCAGCTCCGTCGGAGTCGCACGCGAGATGCGGGGCTCCACCTCATCCGCCCACCGCGTTGCCAACTCCCGCGCCTCAGCCAAACGACCACGCCGCAGCAAGAGCCAACACTGAGTGCTTACCGTCGCCGCCGCCTGAAGCCGATCCGACGACTCCTCCAGCGACCGGGACAGCGCGATGTCAGCCGCCTCGAACTGCCGAGTCTGGGTGAGCAGCCAGCCTGTCAGTTGCGAGAGCCGGACGCGTACGGCCCGCCCCTCCGGGCCACTCTCGGCGATGATGTCAGCGTCCCGCAGCAAGGGCGGAAGGATCACGCTCAGCTCCGCGAAACGATCGCCGGAGAAGAGCGGCAGAGCCGATTCCAAGGCATCCTGCACACCGCGCACGGTCGGCTCTTCCGCCACACCATCCGCCCGAATCGGAGCCACGAGCGAACGTCGGACAGCCTCCCAGCGATCGCCGGTCGAAGGTGCCACTTCCGGCTCATCCTCGTGTTCAGCCATAAGGATGGTTGTGGGTACCCGCAGGACCTGTGCCAGTCGGCGCGCAGTCTCCAGGCGTGTGTCAGCCCGTTCCCCCTGCTCCAGTTTTCGGATCAGGGACAGCGACACACCGGACTCGCTCGCAAGCTGACCCTGCGTCAGACCGCGCCGCTTGCGTACGTCCTGGAGCCGCTTGCCGATGTTGGCGCTCATGATTCGAGCGTACGGCGACAGCCGAAACTTGGCGCAGGCTTCGCGTTACGTCACTACGCCCGCGCTCAGACCCACTCAACCTCCGAGTGGATGTCCGGCGCACTCCCGGGCGACGGCAGCGGCATCCGGCACGCCTCGTGGGCATGTTGCGGTTCCCTGCCCACGACGCCAAGTGCGTTCAGCGCTGCATTCACGCCGCCTTCAGTGACGTCCGTCACAGCATCGGCGATGCGTCGTAACGCCTCGCTCATGATTGGCTCGCGTTTCCGCTGGTCGCAGGCTTCTTGACCGTCACAGGCAGCAACTTCTTGCCGGTCGGGCCGATTTGTATGGCCGTATCCATCTGCGGGCAGTGGGCCACTCACAACCGCCCGGTGGATCGTGATCGCGGCCGCTTGCCGTTGCATCAGTCGGCCTCATTGGGCCGGGCCAAGTACTTCGTCGGCGCTTCGGGGCTCTGTGCGCGGCTGTTGGTTGAGCTTGTGGCGCTCGATGGAGGATCGCCGGTAGACCTCTTTGCGGGCCCGCATGATGTTGCCCAGGGGTGCGTGCTCGGCGGTGACCCGCCAGGGCGTGAAGGACAGCGCGTCCATCTTCTCCAGGTTCTCCGGGCCGGAGATGTCCTGCTGCGGCAGCCGCAGCTTCGCCACGGTGACGGACGGCGAGAGCTGCTCGGGCCACTCCACGGTGGTGTCCTCCACCGGCATCCGCTCGAGATCGGTGCAGAGCTGGACCTGGATGTCGAAGGCGTAGGGCCGCTCCTGCAGCTCGGCTTCCAGAGCCGGCCGGAAGACCTCCGCCGCCGAGGTCGGGTCGAGGGTGCGCCGGACCACCGCGGCGGCGGAGGACGGGTCGGGGGTGATGCGCACCTTGGCGATGTAGTCCCCGTGCCGGACCGCCCCCATCGTCCAGTAGCTCGACAGAAGCACGTTTGCCGGCGGCGTCTTCGCCACGCGCAGGAAGGCCAGGAACTCGTCCCATGCCCAGTTGTCCTGGTCCAGCGTTCCCTTTCCAGTCACGAATTCGGTGTAGAAGCGATGTGCGCCGGGTCGGCCTTTGGAAAAGTAGGCCGGTGCGTTGAGGAACAGTTCCTGGATGAACAGGTAGTGCTCGACCGTGTTGCAGAAGAAGACCGGCGCGTTGATGTTGGCGTAGTCGAAGGTGCCCCTGTCCGGTTCGTCTTCCAGCAGGGTGGGGCCGGGGATGTC is a genomic window of Streptomyces griseochromogenes containing:
- a CDS encoding NAD(P)/FAD-dependent oxidoreductase, which codes for MSADTDVEALRRQGRIVVVGASLAGLRAAETLREKGFTGSLTMIGDEPYEPYDRPPLSKQALLGRARPEDTALPRRRDIDAEWRLGVAAEGLDRDARQVRLANGDTVPYDRLLITTGTRARPWFHPEEAALDGVFVLRTRDDCARLHRKLTGGVSRVLVIGAGFTGSEVASVCRELGLEVTVVERGPAPLVGALGGVIGAVADRLQRKKGVDLRCGISVTALEGDDVGRLRRAHLSDGSAVDVEVAIVSLGAMRNTEWLAGSGVAAGARGIACDAGCRAFDVNGIVTDDIYAAGDVARSPHPLFDYQFLALEHWGNAVEQAEIAAHNMICSSPERRPHLWLPMFWSSQFGVNIKSVGVPSLGDQLVVTQGTLAEDRFVAVYGYRGRVIAAAAFDGAKWMGFYEQQIAAGAPFPPEYGTVDRRTGTLQAVDPGFPDPHLPTHGPTVTLTGHSPSERRVEFVPSHA
- a CDS encoding cytochrome P450, with the translated sequence MTPDTISARITDYANRADPYPLYAELRKTPVLREDDGTYLVSTYYEVRNLANDPRLSNDTRNRPSGYSRTADAEDTGLPPSFIFTDPPVHDRLRETINRPFGPPHSPRFLDGLRGELAKVVTELLDAFEGKDQVDIVEDFAYPLPVTAICKVLGVPREDEPRFHGWADALASSLDPQAGEEGQEKAQRARQELGAYLSDLIETKRRRPGPGILSTLAPDMTPADLEATAVLLLVAGHETTVNAITNTTLTLLRHPDVLDRFQKDPDLAVPLIEEVLRYEPPVQFVPWTTALADIDVAGTTIPKGSPVWLMLAAANRDPKRFMDPDRFDPHRKDNEHLGFYTGIHYCFGAPLARIELHLAVPELFRRVTFSRLLEDPPPYRANAVLRGPRHLPVAIEGLTA
- a CDS encoding PP2C family protein-serine/threonine phosphatase, yielding MHCVPFLIALAVLVIELTPAHFIYTGPFLTAVPALAAVTMGPKGTAAATALALAISATTATYNEAWGTLQVYTNFLALALVSVAGFITSGAVQARRRRELDQVRRIAVAAQEVVLRPVPTRMGPVSAGSLCLAAGTGARVGGDLYEAVETPYGVRMIVGDVRGKGLSAVRAVAVVLGAFREAVHYEDELVEVMNRCAAALRREVAVPGAYTEEVLLEGFITALVAQVPDEPVVQLVNRGHPPPLLLHRGSATPLVPPSPLPPLGLEDLATDLPAKAESYPFVPGDRLLLYTDGVTEARDPEGEFFALPENMEEIRTDTSPSEFLEHLHDALLRHTEDDLADDVAMILADRHTIGQEPLPHEADAR
- a CDS encoding helix-turn-helix domain-containing protein; the encoded protein is MSANIGKRLQDVRKRRGLTQGQLASESGVSLSLIRKLEQGERADTRLETARRLAQVLRVPTTILMAEHEDEPEVAPSTGDRWEAVRRSLVAPIRADGVAEEPTVRGVQDALESALPLFSGDRFAELSVILPPLLRDADIIAESGPEGRAVRVRLSQLTGWLLTQTRQFEAADIALSRSLEESSDRLQAAATVSTQCWLLLRRGRLAEARELATRWADEVEPRISRATPTELSAWGWLLLRASAAAIRDNRAGEAEEALRYANSAAVALGREFAPRDDFLQAFGPVTVALKRAENAMIIDKPDLVLKLSARIPTNGMRPTSNNRNRHLLDVAEAHARSRDYAKSVEVLQGIRADAPQWLPNQRYARDIFGRVIARRRTLTPEMRELADAIGVPV
- a CDS encoding catalase family protein codes for the protein MAAQFVRYTPDVEDDAPDFDRDVQTVIENTGKYIAESVTAGGTGRALRDAHAKGYGLVRGEVEILAGLPPEYAQGIYATPGTHDALIRFSNGSPHAGADARLGAATGLALKMFDIPGPTLLEDEPDRGTFDYANINAPVFFCNTVEHYLFIQELFLNAPAYFSKGRPGAHRFYTEFVTGKGTLDQDNWAWDEFLAFLRVAKTPPANVLLSSYWTMGAVRHGDYIAKVRITPDPSSAAAVVRRTLDPTSAAEVFRPALEAELQERPYAFDIQVQLCTDLERMPVEDTTVEWPEQLSPSVTVAKLRLPQQDISGPENLEKMDALSFTPWRVTAEHAPLGNIMRARKEVYRRSSIERHKLNQQPRTEPRSADEVLGPAQ